From Monomorium pharaonis isolate MP-MQ-018 chromosome 9, ASM1337386v2, whole genome shotgun sequence, the proteins below share one genomic window:
- the LOC105839668 gene encoding uncharacterized protein LOC105839668 isoform X2: MLRKVLLRLTILALLLIAFYYYQTSDGEHWFVFNFQRRNANLANFTLVSVSTTYSNNYLSSTSTLPRNKTSYYNVWCIFTKVASNSPMRRKFQIFINSLLKFASVDIAFHVISDDDSQDIAATVIKNVMISTGKFMEIYLIIVDENV, translated from the coding sequence ATGTTACGCAAGGTGTTGCTAAGGTTGACAATCCTGGCATTACTTTTAATAGCCTTTTACTACTATCAAACATCTGATGGTGAACATTGGTTCGTGTTCAACTTCCAAAGAAGAAATGCAAACCTGGCAAATTTCACACTTGTCTCAGTATCAACCACTTATTCCAACAATTACTTGTCTTCAACAAGCACTTTGCCACGAAATAAGACAAGTTATTACAATGTATGGTGCATTTTTACTAAAGTTGCCTCAAACTCACCCATGAGACGCAAGTTCCAAATATTCATCAACTCCTTGCTCAAATTTGCTTCTGTAGACATTGCTTTTCATGTGATAAGTGACGATGACAGTCAAGACATAGCTGCaactgttattaaaaatgttatgatTAGCACTGGGAAATTTATGGAA
- the LOC105839668 gene encoding uncharacterized protein LOC105839668 isoform X1, which produces MLRKVLLRLTILALLLIAFYYYQTSDGEHWFVFNFQRRNANLANFTLVSVSTTYSNNYLSSTSTLPRNKTSYYNVWCIFTKVASNSPMRRKFQIFINSLLKFASVDIAFHVISDDDSQDIAATVIKNVMISTGKFMETSFRIVNKGKM; this is translated from the coding sequence ATGTTACGCAAGGTGTTGCTAAGGTTGACAATCCTGGCATTACTTTTAATAGCCTTTTACTACTATCAAACATCTGATGGTGAACATTGGTTCGTGTTCAACTTCCAAAGAAGAAATGCAAACCTGGCAAATTTCACACTTGTCTCAGTATCAACCACTTATTCCAACAATTACTTGTCTTCAACAAGCACTTTGCCACGAAATAAGACAAGTTATTACAATGTATGGTGCATTTTTACTAAAGTTGCCTCAAACTCACCCATGAGACGCAAGTTCCAAATATTCATCAACTCCTTGCTCAAATTTGCTTCTGTAGACATTGCTTTTCATGTGATAAGTGACGATGACAGTCAAGACATAGCTGCaactgttattaaaaatgttatgatTAGCACTGGGAAATTTATGGAA
- the LOC105839668 gene encoding uncharacterized protein LOC105839668 isoform X3 → MLRKVLLRLTILALLLIAFYYYQTSDGEHWFVFNFQRRNANLANFTLVSVSTTYSNNYLSSTSTLPRNKTSYYNVWCIFTKVASNSPMRRKFQIFINSLLKFASVDIAFHVISDDDSQDIAATVIKNVMISTGKFMEMINF, encoded by the coding sequence ATGTTACGCAAGGTGTTGCTAAGGTTGACAATCCTGGCATTACTTTTAATAGCCTTTTACTACTATCAAACATCTGATGGTGAACATTGGTTCGTGTTCAACTTCCAAAGAAGAAATGCAAACCTGGCAAATTTCACACTTGTCTCAGTATCAACCACTTATTCCAACAATTACTTGTCTTCAACAAGCACTTTGCCACGAAATAAGACAAGTTATTACAATGTATGGTGCATTTTTACTAAAGTTGCCTCAAACTCACCCATGAGACGCAAGTTCCAAATATTCATCAACTCCTTGCTCAAATTTGCTTCTGTAGACATTGCTTTTCATGTGATAAGTGACGATGACAGTCAAGACATAGCTGCaactgttattaaaaatgttatgatTAGCACTGGGAAATTTATGGAA